The Deltaproteobacteria bacterium genome includes a window with the following:
- the queC gene encoding 7-cyano-7-deazaguanine synthase QueC, which translates to MKKSDKTVVILSGGLDSSVNLYLAAQQTKVELALTFNYGQRAFEKEIQASQKLTQNLGIKHQVIDLQWMKLFGKSSLIDNSLAIPKSEVSIDDHNTSLQTAKSVWVPNRNGIFLNIGAGFAESLGVKYLIPGFNLEEATTFPDNSLEFMKALDHSFSFSTQNKVETFCFTVNLNKTEIVSMGMQLQLPFKELWPCYLTAEKWCGECESCKRFKRALIANKLDLHSYFRI; encoded by the coding sequence ATTAAAAAATCAGATAAAACAGTGGTGATCCTTTCCGGGGGATTAGATTCTTCGGTTAATTTATATTTAGCTGCTCAACAAACGAAGGTGGAACTGGCATTGACCTTTAATTACGGGCAGAGGGCTTTTGAGAAAGAGATTCAAGCTTCGCAGAAGTTGACACAAAATTTGGGAATTAAACATCAAGTTATTGACCTTCAATGGATGAAGCTCTTTGGAAAGTCTTCATTGATTGATAATTCTTTGGCTATTCCAAAGTCTGAAGTTAGTATCGATGATCACAATACTTCCTTGCAAACTGCTAAGTCCGTGTGGGTTCCAAACAGAAATGGAATTTTCTTAAATATCGGTGCAGGTTTTGCTGAATCCCTGGGAGTTAAATATTTAATACCCGGTTTTAATTTGGAAGAAGCCACCACTTTTCCTGATAATTCCCTAGAGTTTATGAAGGCTTTAGATCATAGTTTTAGTTTTTCGACCCAAAACAAAGTAGAAACATTTTGTTTTACTGTGAATTTAAACAAAACTGAAATTGTAAGCATGGGGATGCAGTTACAACTGCCATTTAAAGAATTATGGCCCTGTTACTTAACTGCGGAGAAATGGTGTGGGGAGTGTGAGTCTTGTAAGCGATTCAAACGGGCATTAATTGCAAATAAATTAGATCTACATTCTTATTTTAGAATTTAA
- a CDS encoding DUF366 family protein has translation MKTKWINKIIKYDGSQLRPLFAYENFNILGNSVLAWLGPCEIPFSNMKDLEDVLAVSPIRGGFMLHFIVEIFHQNLFSGVILQRLFASIVKDEIMEMLAVKKSKYKLFRDGDDIYSLDRKLSISIASQSVLSTQIHFAVNVTNEGTPVKTLCLEDLKIEPEVLAKKVLKKFQTEFDTIMEATMKVRSL, from the coding sequence ATGAAAACAAAATGGATAAATAAAATTATTAAATATGATGGGTCTCAGTTGAGGCCATTGTTTGCGTATGAAAATTTTAATATTTTAGGTAACTCCGTGCTTGCCTGGCTTGGGCCATGTGAAATTCCTTTTTCAAACATGAAAGATCTTGAGGATGTACTTGCGGTTAGTCCTATTCGTGGTGGTTTTATGTTGCACTTCATTGTTGAAATTTTTCATCAGAATCTTTTTTCTGGCGTCATTTTACAAAGACTATTCGCGTCCATTGTTAAAGATGAAATAATGGAAATGTTAGCTGTTAAGAAAAGCAAATATAAATTATTTCGAGATGGAGATGATATTTATAGCCTGGATAGAAAGTTATCCATAAGCATTGCTTCACAAAGCGTCTTATCAACACAAATTCATTTTGCAGTGAATGTGACCAATGAGGGAACACCAGTTAAAACTCTTTGTCTCGAAGATCTTAAAATTGAGCCTGAAGTTTTGGCTAAAAAGGTTTTGAAGAAATTCCAAACTGAGTTTGACACCATTATGGAAGCAACAATGAAGGTTCGAAGCCTCTAA
- the recJ gene encoding single-stranded-DNA-specific exonuclease RecJ yields MAITTMEVNPLLSQESLKIPDFLLKFLIARGFKSSQEIKEFLYPKISTLSDPFLVLNMDKAVQRLLLALDSQEKIAIYGDYDLDGTFGLILLKEGLEKLGFKFIIPFQPLRHRDGYGLHSHYVEEIKSRGCHLILTVDVGITANEACDKAKDLGVDVIVTDHHLPQDRLPSAFCIVNPNQEGDKSGLNYLCGAGVALYLIRALRKKMLDLGYSTSFDIKELLPYYAIATITDMVPLIKDNRLLLKFAFESFKKVENKGLTALLSKLDLKGKKLDVEDIGIKLAPKINALGRLEKDKQPMELLFLENEIQANAYVEELLDLNTKRRAFQDKGVNIVEQHILENNLEESIKRDHFLYFFSDKIHPGVTGLIANHFMTELGVACLIGSVNPETGTVISSGRKPEDSPGSLVEFISSIKSETCDGGGHSCAIGFEFHLDEASRIHKLATHYFLKNQLDNQLDIVIEKPHPEHQLKFDAEINWKDLHFKNYLWLEFMEPFGVGFEEPRFLIKNVSFIQLTLLKNKHFKLVAIDSSHNEKNDFLLFNPNSFQRRLITEGLDNLDVVVKIKRDKFRNQNKIQLLIEDVCRHESFKN; encoded by the coding sequence GTGGCCATAACAACAATGGAAGTAAATCCTCTTTTAAGTCAGGAATCTTTAAAGATTCCTGATTTTTTATTAAAATTCCTGATCGCCAGAGGTTTCAAATCCTCTCAAGAAATAAAGGAGTTTCTTTATCCTAAAATTTCGACATTAAGTGATCCTTTTTTAGTCTTAAATATGGATAAGGCAGTTCAGAGATTGCTTCTCGCTTTGGACAGTCAAGAAAAAATTGCGATTTATGGGGACTATGATTTAGACGGTACCTTTGGGCTTATTTTACTCAAAGAAGGGTTAGAAAAATTAGGATTTAAATTCATTATTCCCTTTCAGCCCTTACGTCATCGTGATGGCTATGGCCTTCACTCCCATTATGTGGAGGAAATAAAATCAAGAGGCTGTCATTTGATTCTTACTGTGGATGTCGGAATCACAGCTAATGAGGCTTGCGATAAGGCTAAGGACTTAGGCGTGGATGTGATTGTGACCGATCATCATTTGCCACAGGATCGGTTGCCATCGGCATTTTGTATTGTGAATCCCAATCAAGAAGGCGACAAATCTGGATTGAATTATCTTTGTGGTGCGGGAGTGGCGTTATATCTTATTCGTGCCTTAAGAAAAAAAATGCTAGATCTAGGGTATTCTACATCCTTTGATATCAAAGAACTTCTGCCTTATTACGCCATCGCTACCATCACTGATATGGTCCCGTTGATAAAGGACAATAGATTGTTATTAAAGTTTGCCTTTGAATCTTTTAAAAAAGTAGAAAATAAGGGACTCACGGCTCTTTTATCCAAATTGGATTTAAAGGGCAAGAAATTGGATGTTGAGGATATTGGGATAAAGTTAGCCCCCAAAATAAACGCCCTCGGCAGACTTGAAAAAGACAAGCAACCCATGGAATTACTTTTTCTTGAAAATGAAATACAGGCAAATGCCTATGTCGAAGAGTTGCTTGACTTGAATACCAAGCGAAGAGCCTTTCAGGATAAGGGTGTGAATATCGTAGAACAGCATATTTTGGAAAATAATTTAGAAGAGAGTATCAAGAGAGATCATTTTCTTTATTTTTTTTCTGATAAAATTCATCCAGGAGTCACAGGACTTATTGCTAATCACTTCATGACGGAATTGGGTGTCGCTTGCCTTATTGGAAGCGTGAATCCAGAAACAGGAACGGTGATTTCTTCGGGACGAAAACCAGAGGATTCCCCTGGGAGTCTGGTGGAATTTATTTCTAGTATTAAATCTGAAACCTGTGATGGCGGAGGTCATTCTTGTGCCATAGGATTTGAGTTTCATTTGGACGAAGCGAGTCGGATTCATAAACTCGCAACTCATTATTTCTTGAAGAATCAGTTAGACAATCAGTTAGACATTGTTATTGAAAAGCCGCATCCAGAGCATCAACTAAAATTTGATGCCGAGATCAACTGGAAGGACTTGCATTTTAAAAATTATCTTTGGCTTGAGTTTATGGAGCCATTTGGAGTGGGCTTTGAAGAACCTCGGTTTTTAATTAAAAATGTCTCCTTTATTCAACTCACTCTTTTAAAAAATAAACATTTTAAGCTCGTGGCCATTGATTCCAGTCATAATGAAAAAAATGATTTTCTTCTGTTTAATCCTAATTCCTTTCAAAGAAGACTGATCACGGAAGGCCTTGATAATTTGGACGTGGTTGTTAAAATTAAAAGAGATAAGTTTAGAAACCAGAACAAAATACAATTACTTATTGAGGATGTTTGCAGACATGAGTCTTTTAAAAATTAA
- the secF gene encoding protein translocase subunit SecF, translating to MKTTNNVKVKEDDFGRFDFVKNIGLFGGISLVLVIVSLIYLAIRGINYGIDFRGGTEIQVKFVNPVSIDSLRNSSEKLGIGDIGIQSFGDTNEFVIRFQGKIGATDKETNDILNQSIAKVKTMIEVEFGAQKPDIRRVDSVGPQVGAELKKNGFLSVFYCLLVILIYISLRFDYKYAPGAVICLFHDAVITLGIFVLVGKEVNVPILAAILTLIGFSLNDTIVVFDRIRETEEAYKNKPISFLINKAINDMLSRTIITSGTVFISALSLYAFAGGTVGDIAFALCIGIFFGTYSSIYVAAPFIIVFEKLKYLAKA from the coding sequence ATGAAAACAACAAATAATGTAAAAGTTAAAGAAGATGATTTTGGTCGCTTTGATTTTGTTAAAAATATTGGTCTCTTCGGAGGAATTTCATTGGTCTTGGTTATTGTTTCATTAATTTATTTAGCCATTCGTGGAATAAATTATGGAATTGATTTCCGAGGCGGAACAGAAATTCAAGTGAAGTTTGTAAATCCAGTATCCATTGATAGTTTAAGAAACAGCTCAGAAAAATTAGGTATTGGTGATATTGGAATTCAGAGTTTTGGTGATACCAATGAGTTTGTCATTCGCTTTCAGGGAAAAATTGGAGCTACGGATAAAGAAACAAATGATATTCTGAACCAGTCGATTGCTAAAGTAAAGACCATGATCGAGGTCGAGTTTGGTGCGCAAAAGCCAGATATCCGAAGAGTTGATTCCGTTGGGCCACAGGTGGGAGCGGAGCTAAAAAAGAACGGTTTTCTTTCTGTGTTTTATTGTTTACTAGTGATATTAATTTATATTTCTCTACGCTTTGATTATAAGTACGCTCCGGGTGCGGTCATTTGTTTGTTTCATGATGCCGTCATTACTCTGGGAATATTTGTTTTAGTTGGTAAGGAAGTCAATGTGCCCATTCTGGCAGCTATTCTGACTCTAATCGGATTTTCTTTAAATGATACCATTGTGGTATTTGATAGAATTCGTGAAACAGAAGAAGCTTATAAAAATAAACCCATTTCATTTCTTATTAACAAGGCCATAAATGATATGTTGAGCAGAACCATAATCACCTCAGGCACTGTTTTCATTTCAGCTTTAAGTTTGTACGCTTTTGCTGGCGGCACGGTGGGTGATATCGCTTTTGCGCTTTGTATTGGTATTTTCTTTGGAACCTATTCTTCAATTTATGTGGCGGCTCCATTTATTATTGTTTTTGAAAAATTAAAGTATCTGGCAAAGGCTTAG